A single window of Candidatus Hydrogenedentota bacterium DNA harbors:
- a CDS encoding acyloxyacyl hydrolase: MAGWDEGRWQLELSGGPGISTGSRDRGGDVLLKGSLEYEIPTLPRLTVGLRMLPVFVYWQDVGSTVYGGGAGLGLRLYAKPSVYRGLFAEANVHALAHKNQIKGNGSNINFLTGVGVGYRFSKNWHTVIRYEHISNAGLDSHNSGADCIILGFGYTF; the protein is encoded by the coding sequence ATGGCAGGTTGGGATGAAGGTCGATGGCAGCTTGAGCTTTCAGGAGGTCCCGGGATTTCTACAGGTTCACGCGATCGCGGTGGCGACGTTCTTTTGAAAGGGTCTCTTGAATATGAAATTCCAACCCTCCCGCGTCTCACGGTAGGATTACGTATGTTGCCCGTATTTGTATATTGGCAAGATGTTGGCTCCACCGTTTATGGCGGCGGCGCCGGTTTAGGTCTTCGGCTTTATGCGAAGCCATCCGTATATCGCGGCCTTTTTGCAGAAGCCAATGTTCATGCCCTCGCTCATAAAAATCAGATCAAAGGCAATGGATCCAACATTAATTTTTTGACCGGTGTCGGTGTGGGCTATAGGTTTTCGAAAAACTGGCATACCGTCATAAGATATGAACATATTTCAAATGCCGGACTTGACAGCCATAATTCAGGAGCTGATTGTATTATACTAGGATTTGGCTACACCTTCTAA
- the ugpC gene encoding sn-glycerol-3-phosphate ABC transporter ATP-binding protein UgpC, producing the protein MARVVLNNVSKVFPGNIHALKNINLSIEDGEFVVLVGPSGCGKSTALRIIAGLDACTGGEILIDDKAVNEVPPKNRDIAMVFQNYALYPHMTVYKNMAFGLMLRKYARQEIEQRVHSVAERLGITELLQRKPRELSGGQRQRVAVGRAIVRQPKVFLFDEPLSNLDAKLRVQMRSEITGLHASLKSTMIYVTHDQVEAMTMGDRIVVMRDGEIQQIAAPLELYQAPANVFVGTFIGTPQMNILEGSVEGNETGLYFCASGTTTRLKIPESKKAALEVYGTQKILLGIRPEQLRCVSLPHDGQQICGTVEMIELTGAEAHLYLKVNDAVLAARVNPTISVNRGDKQCLLVDMEACSYFDSTTTCAIA; encoded by the coding sequence ATGGCTCGTGTCGTACTCAATAATGTCAGCAAAGTTTTTCCGGGCAATATTCACGCCCTAAAGAATATAAATCTTAGCATCGAAGATGGTGAGTTTGTTGTCTTGGTTGGACCGTCCGGGTGCGGGAAATCGACGGCATTGCGGATTATTGCCGGACTTGATGCCTGTACGGGCGGCGAAATCTTGATTGATGACAAAGCCGTCAACGAGGTGCCTCCCAAAAACAGGGATATTGCCATGGTTTTCCAAAACTATGCCTTATATCCCCATATGACCGTTTATAAAAATATGGCATTTGGCTTGATGCTGCGCAAATATGCCCGTCAAGAAATTGAACAGCGGGTTCATTCCGTTGCGGAACGTTTGGGTATCACGGAGCTGTTGCAGCGAAAGCCCCGAGAGTTGTCAGGGGGTCAACGGCAGCGCGTTGCAGTAGGTCGCGCTATTGTTCGGCAGCCCAAAGTCTTTTTGTTTGATGAGCCCCTATCCAACCTTGACGCCAAACTACGGGTTCAAATGCGCTCTGAAATTACGGGGCTTCATGCTTCGTTAAAATCGACTATGATCTATGTGACCCATGATCAGGTGGAAGCGATGACCATGGGTGATCGTATTGTGGTGATGCGCGATGGAGAGATACAGCAAATAGCGGCCCCTTTGGAGTTGTATCAAGCGCCGGCCAATGTTTTTGTCGGCACCTTTATCGGCACGCCTCAGATGAATATTCTTGAGGGATCTGTGGAAGGTAATGAGACGGGGCTGTATTTTTGTGCTTCCGGCACTACAACACGGCTCAAAATACCGGAGTCGAAGAAAGCTGCTTTGGAAGTCTATGGAACCCAAAAGATACTGTTAGGTATTCGGCCCGAACAGCTGCGATGTGTATCCCTTCCCCACGATGGACAGCAGATTTGCGGAACAGTGGAAATGATTGAGCTGACCGGCGCGGAAGCGCACCTGTACCTGAAGGTAAACGATGCTGTTCTCGCGGCCCGCGTTAATCCAACCATTTCCGTGAATCGGGGCGACAAACAATGTTTGCTGGTGGATATGGAAGCCTGCTCTTATTTCGATTCAACAACGACATGTGCCATTGCATGA